One genomic window of Mogibacterium diversum includes the following:
- a CDS encoding MucBP domain-containing protein: MIKKISSIVILFCIILFNIKPIVMAADYAELGDSSAASGSLSEETEQTADNTPSISGVNISGDFNEGTRGPDYFKNIKIDLIGENLTDDNFLTEEGLRWTDKTEVELISGTEVGHLNSSSNFGSERPSVPVKMFSTDNGSSGRITYVGKTKSGIDLDLIWEIEDSDKDDWEANSGLNRHGSIRGIGFSGEQFFPNAIGNSISVLYNNANNISINYKIVKHGTMDENQVVLSFISSDIDTAQGVSTDLANLAELIPSASNLVKDNDIIYDVTPGTVGLNGSKDLPRGGYLGAGFLSAFNYTFYSPAPPRYGNSFNYSMAVRYALFGSSLQAKLETKVNQHIRVEYIDEQGTPIKQAANLKGITGYSYRIDKADILNYSLIGVQKDISNINKPIIRFVYRKNPVQESTANKAAPQNRARRTRRSIQSNTVKTNRTYKGVTSSSAKSYAKPKSSKKDPFLVNTGMTAEEKRVFIQYLKEVEKNARKKYGNNRDKINHEVANAIIYPSYDEDLLQNQANSLKKPHIGRNTYLKGRDLLADTNKQNIYKIDFPHMASPLGSYERSSILKELTKGLATLPITVYEIKELTIARARRPLVSYEKSKIIKKFKKVLAAGPYAVTGKDKFFYLNSYTGDYWTHLDEKDLRSDKDAFILKYHPKYKGKLYSKSIIDYYSQDNLDEKRDKFFKEILEKQAGPGVTADEQLFLNNFSATLSIGGFGLLIYFVYIKKDKEAIKKINAAKKNKRKILKKAIKIYKKKISHSFIGERIKNIKARATRVIRSVKKGIRNSVKVIKKLTNVAKNKCIKILRTAKKYIAKQKKKIVSKLTNKLKKLFKRK, encoded by the coding sequence ATGATAAAGAAGATTTCATCTATTGTTATTTTATTCTGCATTATTTTATTTAATATCAAACCGATCGTTATGGCAGCCGACTATGCCGAACTTGGTGATTCATCAGCAGCAAGCGGAAGCTTATCAGAAGAAACAGAACAAACAGCAGATAACACACCCAGCATAAGTGGTGTGAATATTTCTGGTGACTTTAATGAGGGTACTCGTGGTCCCGACTATTTTAAGAATATCAAAATTGATTTGATAGGAGAGAATCTTACGGACGATAACTTCCTAACAGAAGAAGGTCTTAGATGGACGGATAAAACAGAAGTTGAGCTCATATCAGGCACAGAGGTTGGACATCTTAATTCCAGCTCTAATTTTGGATCTGAAAGACCTAGTGTTCCAGTTAAAATGTTCAGCACAGATAACGGATCATCAGGAAGAATAACTTATGTAGGAAAGACCAAATCTGGAATAGACCTAGATTTAATCTGGGAGATTGAAGATTCAGATAAAGACGATTGGGAAGCTAACTCCGGATTAAATAGGCACGGAAGCATTAGAGGAATAGGCTTCTCAGGAGAGCAGTTCTTTCCTAATGCCATCGGGAACTCTATATCGGTCTTATATAATAATGCCAATAACATTTCTATTAACTACAAAATAGTAAAGCACGGTACTATGGATGAGAACCAAGTAGTACTGAGCTTTATATCTTCAGATATAGATACAGCTCAAGGTGTATCTACTGACCTTGCAAATCTAGCTGAACTAATACCAAGCGCATCTAACCTTGTAAAGGATAACGATATTATCTATGATGTTACGCCTGGGACAGTAGGACTAAATGGTTCCAAGGATTTGCCAAGAGGAGGTTACCTAGGTGCTGGATTCCTGTCTGCATTTAACTATACATTCTATTCTCCTGCACCACCAAGATATGGTAACTCCTTTAATTATTCAATGGCAGTAAGGTATGCCCTGTTCGGTAGCAGCTTGCAGGCAAAATTAGAAACAAAGGTTAATCAGCATATAAGGGTAGAGTATATAGATGAACAAGGAACCCCTATAAAGCAGGCTGCAAATCTAAAAGGGATAACTGGATATAGCTATAGGATAGATAAAGCAGATATACTAAACTACAGCTTAATTGGTGTACAAAAGGATATAAGTAATATAAACAAACCGATAATCCGCTTTGTATATAGGAAAAATCCAGTGCAGGAAAGCACAGCTAACAAAGCAGCACCACAAAATCGTGCAAGAAGAACTAGAAGAAGCATACAGAGTAATACTGTAAAAACTAACAGAACATATAAAGGGGTAACTAGCAGCAGTGCTAAATCATATGCCAAACCTAAGTCATCTAAAAAAGACCCATTCCTAGTAAATACAGGAATGACTGCGGAGGAAAAGAGGGTATTTATACAATACCTCAAAGAGGTAGAGAAGAATGCTAGAAAGAAATACGGGAATAATAGGGATAAGATAAATCATGAAGTTGCAAATGCGATAATATATCCATCTTATGATGAAGATCTTCTTCAAAATCAGGCTAACAGTCTTAAAAAACCACATATTGGGAGAAATACATATTTAAAAGGCAGAGATCTCCTAGCAGACACCAACAAACAAAATATATACAAGATAGATTTTCCACATATGGCATCTCCGTTAGGGAGCTATGAAAGAAGTAGTATACTAAAAGAGCTTACAAAGGGTCTAGCAACTTTGCCAATAACAGTTTATGAAATAAAAGAACTTACAATAGCGAGAGCAAGAAGACCTTTAGTGAGTTATGAAAAAAGTAAGATAATAAAGAAGTTTAAAAAGGTGCTAGCAGCTGGACCATATGCAGTTACAGGAAAAGATAAGTTCTTTTATCTAAATTCTTATACAGGCGATTATTGGACACATCTGGACGAAAAGGATTTGAGATCTGATAAAGACGCATTCATCCTAAAATATCATCCAAAATATAAAGGGAAGCTATATAGCAAAAGCATAATAGACTACTACAGCCAGGATAATCTTGATGAAAAAAGGGATAAGTTTTTCAAAGAAATTTTGGAAAAACAAGCAGGACCCGGGGTAACGGCTGATGAGCAATTGTTTTTAAATAATTTTTCTGCAACATTATCAATAGGTGGTTTTGGGCTACTAATATACTTTGTATATATAAAAAAAGATAAGGAAGCAATTAAAAAAATAAATGCTGCTAAAAAGAATAAGCGTAAAATACTAAAAAAGGCTATTAAGATTTATAAAAAGAAAATAAGCCATTCGTTTATTGGTGAAAGAATAAAAAATATAAAGGCACGAGCAACTAGAGTAATTCGTAGTGTAAAAAAAGGTATAAGAAATAGCGTAAAGGTAATAAAGAAATTAACTAATGTAGCGAAAAATAAGTGCATAAAAATATTAAGGACAGCAAAAAAGTATATAGCAAAACAAAAAAAGAAAATTGTATCTAAGCTGACAAATAAGCTGAAAAAATTATTTAAAAGGAAGTAG
- a CDS encoding DUF4358 domain-containing protein: MNSKSRRDVIRYGRILKCALLVVLFAFLAIVYSRENAKDVSMDKIEAQLIKKTNIEKLQKQKPRDLVQFIGLDANNYEAVLYYKSKEALSVDEVLVIKVKNKSDVKAVKDAVEKRITSQIEAFDNYGPEQVKELKNAIVTSRGKYVFYGVAKDPDKYEEVLLSVI; the protein is encoded by the coding sequence ATGAATAGCAAATCACGCAGAGACGTTATAAGATATGGCAGAATCCTCAAATGTGCACTTCTCGTTGTCCTGTTTGCATTTCTAGCTATCGTGTATAGCCGTGAAAATGCAAAGGATGTCTCGATGGACAAGATTGAGGCGCAGCTCATCAAGAAGACTAATATAGAGAAACTGCAGAAGCAGAAGCCTCGTGATCTCGTGCAGTTCATAGGACTAGATGCTAATAATTATGAGGCTGTTCTGTATTACAAGAGCAAGGAGGCCCTGTCTGTTGACGAGGTTCTGGTCATCAAGGTCAAGAATAAGTCTGATGTTAAAGCTGTCAAAGATGCCGTAGAAAAGCGCATCACAAGCCAGATAGAGGCATTTGACAACTACGGACCTGAGCAGGTCAAGGAGCTTAAGAATGCAATCGTAACTTCAAGGGGCAAGTATGTCTTCTATGGAGTTGCCAAGGATCCAGATAAGTATGAGGAGGTGCTATTAAGTGTTATTTAG
- a CDS encoding YerC/YecD family TrpR-related protein yields MNKVESRWLQNFVDAILSLETEEECIKFFEDICTIKEFQDLAHRLEVARLLTDGRVFNEISKLTGASSATITRVNKCLMYGGGGYKTVLDKNNNFKENGDTEEHQ; encoded by the coding sequence ATGAATAAAGTTGAATCAAGATGGCTACAGAACTTTGTTGACGCGATTCTGTCGCTAGAGACTGAGGAGGAGTGCATAAAGTTCTTCGAGGACATTTGTACGATTAAAGAATTTCAAGACCTAGCGCACAGGCTTGAGGTAGCTAGACTTCTTACAGATGGCAGAGTTTTTAATGAAATCAGCAAACTTACTGGTGCAAGCTCCGCTACGATTACGAGGGTAAACAAATGCCTTATGTATGGAGGGGGCGGGTACAAAACTGTACTGGATAAAAATAATAATTTTAAAGAAAACGGAGATACAGAAGAACATCAATAG
- a CDS encoding SGNH/GDSL hydrolase family protein, whose protein sequence is MARVKNNKQATNVAREYIKDMNKNKVASIILLLFLVVFLFNLLKFNRKVPVGKDEIEKNKKSVEALQKSSVTSVEEAVSALGGEVSANGKSNKARYMSKFKGSIVVGDSVTEGLSVYGWLSDDQVFSKIGSSVMTGDDLFSSAAGTYPSTAFFAFGMNDMGNYRGDEKAFIKKYEARLKAFHKASPKTKICVCGISAPTDAAMAKNKSISNYKKFNSAIKKMCAKNKYVYIPTADILQKHPELYAGDGIHAQATYYPYWLDRMIEEAEL, encoded by the coding sequence ATGGCTAGAGTAAAAAATAATAAGCAAGCTACAAATGTAGCGAGAGAATACATAAAGGACATGAATAAGAATAAAGTGGCAAGTATCATCTTGCTGCTTTTTCTTGTCGTTTTTTTATTCAACCTACTGAAGTTCAACCGCAAGGTACCGGTAGGAAAGGATGAGATTGAGAAGAATAAGAAGAGCGTTGAGGCACTGCAGAAGAGCTCTGTAACTAGCGTTGAAGAGGCTGTTTCTGCACTCGGCGGAGAGGTGTCTGCAAATGGGAAGAGCAACAAGGCTAGATACATGAGCAAGTTCAAGGGCAGCATCGTTGTCGGTGACTCTGTTACTGAAGGCCTCAGCGTGTATGGCTGGTTGAGCGATGATCAGGTATTTAGCAAGATTGGTTCAAGCGTAATGACTGGAGATGACCTGTTCTCGAGTGCTGCGGGAACTTATCCAAGCACTGCGTTCTTTGCATTTGGCATGAACGATATGGGTAATTACAGAGGTGATGAAAAAGCATTTATCAAGAAGTATGAAGCAAGGTTAAAGGCTTTCCACAAGGCTTCACCTAAGACGAAGATTTGTGTGTGCGGCATCTCGGCACCTACTGATGCAGCGATGGCAAAGAACAAGTCGATTAGTAATTATAAGAAATTTAACAGCGCAATCAAGAAGATGTGCGCTAAGAACAAGTACGTATATATTCCAACTGCGGATATTCTGCAGAAGCATCCAGAGCTATATGCTGGTGACGGCATTCACGCTCAGGCTACGTATTATCCGTACTGGCTAGATAGGATGATTGAGGAGGCAGAACTGTAG
- a CDS encoding DHHW family protein, producing MKKINRFRNEIKTELKQSSENKMAAYTGVIFVFVLAAVFLINLIAPDKSFSASENRMLQEFPSISVSNYFGGRLESKMESYVNDQFLMRGSFIKVKSAVDVTEGKLKANGVYRARDGYLIEDIVTPDQKTISSAETALKNFKAKYPKLNMTFLLAPNAGNIMSDKLPITVSMADQNKSIDDFYKNIKASGIKPIDVRKTFNKKKEDVQLYYRTDHHWTSDGAYLAYKAIVPALGAGMPMEFESKVVKNDFAGTMYSKSGFTGGRYDSIKINLPKNKKAAKPSVIYYGDTKKKTTKFYQLKNLDKKDAYTVFGGSNHPMYTVKTPTESNRRLLLIKDSYANSVIPMLAQHYREIVVVDPRYYFDNVDDLIASEGITDVLFLYNANTFFADDSLSMMLQE from the coding sequence TTGAAGAAAATTAACCGTTTTAGAAATGAAATAAAGACCGAACTGAAGCAAAGTTCGGAGAACAAGATGGCAGCGTATACCGGTGTCATATTTGTGTTTGTTCTTGCGGCTGTATTCCTTATAAATCTCATAGCTCCAGACAAGTCATTTTCAGCTTCTGAAAACCGTATGCTACAGGAGTTTCCTAGTATATCTGTTTCGAACTATTTCGGCGGTAGGCTAGAATCCAAGATGGAGAGCTACGTGAACGATCAGTTCCTTATGCGCGGGTCTTTTATCAAGGTTAAGTCGGCAGTCGATGTGACTGAAGGAAAGCTCAAAGCTAACGGCGTGTATAGAGCTCGTGATGGATATCTGATCGAGGATATAGTGACTCCAGATCAGAAGACAATTAGCTCTGCTGAAACTGCGCTCAAGAATTTCAAGGCTAAGTATCCTAAGCTAAATATGACCTTCCTTCTCGCTCCAAATGCAGGGAATATCATGTCCGACAAGCTACCGATAACTGTCAGTATGGCGGATCAGAACAAGAGCATAGATGATTTTTACAAGAATATCAAGGCGTCGGGAATTAAGCCAATCGATGTGAGGAAGACTTTCAATAAGAAGAAAGAGGATGTACAGCTCTACTACAGGACTGACCACCACTGGACGAGTGACGGCGCTTACCTCGCGTATAAGGCAATTGTGCCAGCACTAGGCGCAGGTATGCCGATGGAGTTTGAGAGTAAGGTTGTTAAGAACGACTTTGCGGGAACGATGTACTCGAAGAGCGGATTTACAGGTGGAAGATACGATAGTATCAAGATTAATCTGCCTAAGAATAAGAAGGCGGCTAAGCCTTCGGTCATCTATTATGGCGACACTAAGAAGAAGACCACTAAGTTCTATCAGCTTAAGAACCTAGATAAGAAGGATGCGTACACTGTATTCGGAGGCAGCAACCATCCGATGTACACGGTCAAGACTCCGACAGAGTCTAACAGGAGACTGCTCCTGATTAAGGACTCGTATGCGAACAGTGTGATTCCGATGCTGGCGCAGCATTACCGCGAAATCGTGGTCGTGGATCCGAGATATTACTTCGATAATGTCGATGATTTGATTGCGTCGGAAGGAATAACTGATGTGCTGTTCCTTTATAATGCGAATACGTTCTTTGCGGATGATTCGCTTTCAATGATGTTGCAGGAATAA
- the rd gene encoding rubredoxin, whose protein sequence is MQKYVCDVCGYVYDPAVGDPDNGIEPGTAFEDLPEDWACPLCDVSKDMFSETDE, encoded by the coding sequence ATGCAGAAGTATGTATGTGACGTTTGTGGATACGTTTATGACCCAGCAGTTGGTGACCCAGATAACGGAATCGAGCCAGGAACTGCATTCGAGGATCTACCAGAAGATTGGGCTTGCCCTCTTTGCGACGTTAGCAAGGATATGTTTTCTGAGACTGACGAATAA
- a CDS encoding MBOAT family O-acyltransferase, translated as MLFSSIIFIFYFLPITMLVYYLIPKEQTGKRNIVLLVASLFFYSWGEPVYLFLMLYSAFFNYFMAIQIHNEQKYGGTGRRNLLFTVVVDLLILGFFKYFGFLMDTITSITGWHIHYTSLALPIGISFYTFQAMSYVFDVYKGKVAPQYSLLKFSLYLSFFPQLIAGPIVKYRDVELQIDNRETTLIKFGEGSSRFILGLGKKVILANALGSLYTEISSLPHGQVSVVLYWIGIAAYTLQIYFDFSGYSDMAIGLGKMFGFVFDENFNYPYIASTITDFWRRWHMSLSTWFREYVYIPLGGNRVKVHRHILNLLIVWSLTGLWHGASWNFVLWGAYFGVLLILEKYVYGKYLEKAPNWFRHTYAIVIVMVSWVFFSITDISKALSYLAVMFGLGKVSFINVTALYYIRTNFIILAVGACVATPYPIEKFRELYRKKPAVGTALVFAVLIVSVAYLVYGSYNPFLYFRF; from the coding sequence GTGTTATTTAGCAGTATTATCTTCATATTCTATTTCCTTCCGATTACGATGCTCGTGTACTATCTGATTCCGAAGGAACAGACGGGGAAGCGCAACATTGTGCTGCTCGTTGCCAGCTTGTTCTTTTACAGCTGGGGAGAACCGGTATATCTATTCTTGATGCTGTACAGTGCGTTCTTCAACTACTTCATGGCTATTCAGATTCATAATGAGCAGAAGTATGGGGGCACCGGCAGGAGAAATCTGCTGTTTACAGTGGTGGTAGACCTGCTGATACTCGGTTTCTTCAAGTATTTCGGATTCCTCATGGATACGATAACCTCGATTACAGGATGGCATATTCACTATACGTCACTTGCACTGCCAATCGGAATTTCGTTCTACACTTTCCAGGCGATGTCATACGTATTTGACGTGTACAAGGGAAAGGTTGCACCGCAGTATAGCTTGCTCAAGTTCTCGTTATATCTGTCGTTCTTCCCTCAGCTCATCGCAGGACCTATCGTTAAGTATAGAGACGTTGAACTCCAGATAGATAATCGCGAAACCACACTCATTAAATTCGGAGAGGGGTCATCGAGGTTTATCCTTGGACTCGGCAAGAAGGTAATTCTTGCCAACGCGCTCGGTTCGCTCTATACAGAAATTTCGAGTCTGCCACACGGTCAGGTATCGGTGGTACTGTACTGGATTGGAATTGCGGCGTACACCTTGCAAATTTACTTTGACTTTAGCGGATATTCCGACATGGCGATAGGCCTCGGTAAGATGTTCGGTTTCGTGTTTGACGAGAACTTCAACTATCCGTATATCGCGTCGACTATCACTGATTTCTGGCGCAGATGGCACATGTCGCTCTCTACTTGGTTCCGTGAGTACGTGTACATTCCACTCGGAGGAAACAGAGTAAAGGTGCACAGACACATCCTAAACCTGCTAATAGTGTGGTCTCTGACGGGCCTATGGCATGGTGCGAGCTGGAACTTCGTGCTCTGGGGCGCATACTTCGGAGTGCTGCTGATACTCGAGAAGTACGTGTATGGTAAATATCTCGAGAAGGCGCCAAATTGGTTTAGACACACATATGCGATAGTCATAGTCATGGTAAGCTGGGTTTTCTTCAGCATCACAGATATCAGCAAGGCGCTTTCGTATCTCGCTGTCATGTTTGGACTCGGCAAGGTGTCGTTCATAAATGTTACAGCGCTGTATTACATAAGAACGAATTTCATCATCCTAGCTGTTGGTGCTTGCGTGGCAACACCATATCCAATTGAGAAATTCAGAGAGCTCTATAGGAAGAAACCGGCGGTAGGAACTGCGCTGGTGTTCGCAGTTCTCATCGTTTCTGTCGCATATCTGGTATATGGTTCGTATAATCCGTTCCTGTACTTCAGATTCTAG
- the nadE gene encoding NAD(+) synthase — translation MDFDAKKAVDATVKWISDWFKLNGPGCNAIIGISGGKDSSITAALLVQALGKERVIGIMMPNGEQSDMDMALLLTNHLGIESHVINIEAAYNGAVKDIECAIGELSKDSLINLAPRLRMATLYAVGQSRNGRVANTCNLSEDWVGYSTRYGDAAGDFSPISSFTTAEIRAMGRVLGVPEVLIEKVPSDGLSGMTDEDKLGFTYEVLDRYIRTGEIEDPKTKERIDMLHERNLFKLRYMDSFKYEG, via the coding sequence ATGGATTTTGATGCAAAAAAAGCTGTTGATGCAACCGTAAAATGGATCAGCGATTGGTTTAAGTTGAACGGTCCCGGCTGCAACGCAATAATCGGGATCAGCGGAGGTAAGGACAGCTCGATAACTGCTGCCCTTCTGGTGCAGGCACTCGGCAAGGAACGAGTAATCGGAATCATGATGCCTAACGGAGAGCAGAGCGATATGGACATGGCGCTACTCCTGACTAACCACCTCGGTATAGAGAGCCATGTCATCAACATAGAAGCGGCTTACAATGGTGCAGTTAAGGACATCGAGTGCGCAATTGGCGAACTCAGCAAGGATTCTCTTATCAATCTAGCTCCCCGCCTCAGAATGGCGACTCTATACGCCGTCGGTCAGTCGAGAAATGGCAGGGTTGCTAACACCTGCAACCTTTCCGAGGACTGGGTCGGCTACTCAACTAGATACGGAGATGCGGCAGGTGACTTTAGTCCGATTTCGTCTTTTACAACTGCCGAAATCCGCGCAATGGGCCGCGTGCTTGGAGTACCCGAAGTCCTGATTGAGAAGGTCCCTTCTGATGGTCTTAGCGGAATGACAGACGAGGATAAGCTCGGCTTCACTTACGAAGTCCTCGACCGCTATATCAGAACTGGAGAAATCGAGGATCCTAAAACTAAGGAGCGAATCGATATGCTTCACGAGCGCAATCTATTCAAGCTGCGCTATATGGATAGTTTTAAGTATGAGGGGTAG
- a CDS encoding threonine/serine exporter family protein, with translation MTELHPSIIVQFISCTAACVGFALWFNVKGKQVLFCGIGAFCTWGMYVISDGILHNYFLATLVSAIFVAGYAQVMARVNKAPATIFQSVCAFPLVPGNNLYFVMYAMVMDMPKETASEGKQLVLNCLGIAMGFMVIEIVNKYGTLFYRKLKKA, from the coding sequence ATGACCGAATTACATCCAAGTATAATAGTACAATTTATTTCTTGTACCGCTGCCTGTGTGGGCTTCGCTCTATGGTTTAACGTTAAAGGCAAGCAGGTGCTCTTCTGCGGAATCGGGGCATTCTGCACATGGGGTATGTACGTAATTAGTGATGGAATTCTCCATAACTACTTCTTGGCGACGCTTGTCAGCGCTATATTTGTAGCTGGCTACGCGCAGGTTATGGCGAGAGTCAATAAAGCACCTGCAACGATATTCCAAAGCGTTTGTGCATTTCCGTTGGTACCGGGAAATAACCTTTACTTCGTAATGTACGCTATGGTTATGGACATGCCTAAGGAAACTGCGAGTGAAGGCAAGCAGCTAGTTCTGAACTGCCTCGGAATTGCGATGGGATTTATGGTAATAGAGATCGTGAATAAGTACGGAACTTTATTCTATCGCAAACTCAAAAAGGCATAA
- a CDS encoding threonine/serine exporter family protein has translation MDYKRILKEILNIGREMLRAGADVSRVEDSMYRMCKSYGFKHADIWVIYSNIQATVETAEGDIITQIRHIASTSSNFDKLDYLNNLSRRVCRQTPSPDEVANMLQEVLDRTPQPAYLEYLAGILGGTGFGVFFNCGVKDAIIAAISSIIIVFLGRRLAKTENNPLISNFIQSFIAEVFIILSVYVGFAEKSGNITVGVVMLLVSALGFTNGISDLLHKDTLAGILNISNAIIGAAGIAFGIVSAILLFKGVL, from the coding sequence ATGGATTACAAGAGGATTCTTAAGGAAATTCTGAACATCGGCAGAGAGATGCTCCGTGCAGGCGCTGATGTGAGCAGAGTTGAGGACAGTATGTACAGAATGTGTAAGAGCTATGGCTTCAAACATGCAGATATCTGGGTTATCTACAGCAACATTCAGGCAACAGTTGAGACAGCGGAGGGCGATATCATAACGCAGATTAGACATATAGCGTCTACTTCATCGAACTTTGATAAACTCGATTATCTCAACAATTTATCGAGACGCGTATGTCGTCAGACACCAAGCCCAGATGAGGTTGCAAACATGCTACAAGAGGTTCTGGACAGGACACCTCAGCCTGCATACCTAGAGTATCTGGCAGGAATCCTTGGGGGAACAGGATTCGGCGTATTCTTTAACTGCGGGGTTAAGGATGCAATTATCGCTGCCATATCTTCGATAATCATTGTTTTCCTAGGCAGGAGATTGGCGAAGACAGAGAATAATCCTCTGATTTCCAACTTCATTCAGTCATTTATCGCAGAGGTATTCATCATCCTTTCTGTATATGTTGGATTTGCAGAAAAGTCAGGTAACATCACGGTCGGTGTAGTAATGCTCCTAGTCAGTGCGCTCGGATTTACGAATGGAATCAGCGACCTGCTTCACAAGGATACACTTGCTGGAATACTTAACATTTCAAACGCTATAATCGGAGCAGCGGGAATCGCCTTCGGAATAGTTTCAGCAATTCTATTATTCAAGGGGGTGCTCTAA
- the hisC gene encoding histidinol-phosphate transaminase, with protein MSRFIRELYKDFKSYTPGEQPKDRKYLKLNTNESPFPPAPAVYQAMRDADMEQMRLYPDPTGRKLKVKMAELYEVQPENVFLSNGSDDILNFAFMAWNDTNDSIVIPDVTYSFYEVVARLHEINYEIKPLRDDLTLDLEGYIGIDKNIVLPNPNAPTGIALTRTQIEELVRSNPDNVVIIDEAYAGFGAESAIPLTRKYDNLLVVQTFSKSRSFAGGRLGFAIGDAALIEDLTKMQYSTNPYAVNAMSLILAEAAVDAEDYYQENLQRIIEARDYAADKLNALGFEVLPSQANFLYMKLDGFGGRELYEKLKERGVLVRHFAKPRIDDYIRVTIGTKEQMDELVEVIKAVLGDK; from the coding sequence ATGAGCAGATTTATCAGAGAATTATACAAGGACTTCAAGTCATATACACCGGGCGAGCAGCCCAAGGATAGGAAATATCTCAAGCTCAACACCAACGAGTCGCCGTTCCCACCTGCACCTGCCGTATACCAAGCGATGCGTGATGCTGACATGGAGCAGATGCGCCTTTATCCAGACCCGACAGGCAGGAAACTCAAGGTCAAGATGGCTGAGTTGTACGAAGTGCAGCCAGAGAATGTGTTCCTGTCAAATGGCTCAGATGATATTCTGAACTTCGCTTTCATGGCTTGGAACGACACGAACGACAGCATCGTTATACCCGATGTTACCTATAGCTTCTACGAGGTTGTGGCACGTCTCCATGAGATAAATTATGAGATTAAGCCGCTGCGTGATGACTTGACTCTTGATCTGGAAGGATACATAGGAATAGATAAGAATATAGTTTTACCTAATCCAAACGCTCCGACTGGAATCGCACTCACACGTACCCAGATAGAGGAGCTCGTTAGGTCGAATCCCGATAATGTAGTGATTATAGACGAGGCGTATGCAGGTTTCGGTGCTGAATCGGCGATTCCATTAACTCGCAAATACGACAACCTACTTGTCGTGCAGACTTTCTCGAAGTCGAGGAGCTTTGCAGGAGGAAGGCTTGGTTTTGCGATAGGAGATGCTGCTCTAATCGAAGATCTGACCAAGATGCAGTATTCGACAAATCCTTATGCGGTCAATGCTATGTCACTTATTCTGGCAGAGGCGGCAGTTGATGCGGAGGACTACTATCAGGAGAACCTGCAGAGAATAATTGAGGCGAGGGACTATGCAGCGGATAAGCTGAATGCTCTAGGATTCGAGGTGCTACCATCTCAGGCAAATTTCCTTTACATGAAGCTGGACGGCTTCGGTGGCCGAGAGCTATATGAGAAGCTTAAGGAACGCGGGGTACTTGTGCGCCACTTTGCTAAACCTAGGATAGATGACTATATAAGAGTAACAATAGGAACAAAGGAACAGATGGATGAGCTTGTCGAAGTTATAAAGGCGGTTCTAGGGGATAAGTAG
- a CDS encoding TIGR01906 family membrane protein — protein sequence MKIKIIAIICALSFMVAALLTAADITMYHIPGYYRHQFEEKDVLGDLNRNIDMDNVMSAFSEMMEYLRGNRSNLNIEVTADGTRQEFYTAREKVHLRDVRAIFLKAYLVRLIATLIFFISLICIFIYYKYRASYRSSICKTFINTCTITNAAFLLVVGIAAVNFDKAFMIFHKVLFANNYWKLNPNESDLINLLPQSFFEHTALVICGIYFVMVSIAVFVTLKLRPRS from the coding sequence TTGAAGATTAAAATCATTGCCATTATATGCGCACTGAGTTTCATGGTAGCTGCACTGCTGACTGCAGCAGATATAACTATGTATCATATCCCAGGGTATTACCGCCACCAATTTGAAGAAAAAGACGTGCTCGGCGACTTGAACCGCAATATAGATATGGACAACGTGATGTCTGCGTTTAGCGAGATGATGGAGTATCTGCGCGGAAATCGCTCTAATCTGAATATCGAGGTGACTGCCGATGGTACTCGGCAGGAGTTTTACACTGCGCGAGAAAAGGTTCATCTTAGGGATGTGCGTGCCATCTTCCTCAAAGCTTATCTGGTAAGGCTGATAGCCACTCTAATATTCTTTATCTCTCTCATCTGTATTTTTATTTACTATAAATACAGAGCATCTTACCGTTCATCAATTTGCAAGACATTCATCAATACATGCACAATTACAAATGCCGCCTTCCTGCTGGTAGTCGGAATAGCGGCTGTAAATTTCGATAAAGCATTTATGATATTTCATAAGGTGCTATTTGCAAATAATTACTGGAAGCTTAACCCGAACGAGAGCGACCTCATCAACTTACTGCCACAGTCGTTCTTCGAGCATACGGCACTCGTGATATGCGGAATCTACTTTGTCATGGTTTCGATTGCTGTGTTTGTGACGTTGAAATTGCGACCCCGAAGCTAA